One window of the Deltaproteobacteria bacterium genome contains the following:
- a CDS encoding 4Fe-4S binding protein: protein CISCGACEDLCPVGAISEGSDQYVIDAGKCTDCGDCAESCPVDAIKGEKK from the coding sequence ATTGTATCTCTTGCGGTGCTTGTGAGGATTTGTGTCCCGTGGGGGCCATCAGCGAGGGAAGTGACCAATACGTGATCGACGCGGGCAAATGCACCGACTGCGGAGATTGCGCTGAGAGCTGTCCCGTCGATGCAATCAAAGGAGAGAAGAAATAG
- a CDS encoding dTMP kinase, with translation MAHFITFEGGEGSGKTTQVRQAGEFLRQRGIPFLLTEEPGGTSLGLKIRELLLQRHAISISALAELLLFEASRCQHVETVIRPALRAGKVVLCDRYTDATIAYQGFGRSLCPDRIRFLNDLATDSLKPDWTFLLDVPAETGLARAIQRMNLEEHLPKEDRFEQETLAFHQRVRDGYRTLAQAEPKRFIVLDGTKPVDELHQEICSRIEVWAGEKPDVI, from the coding sequence ATGGCGCATTTTATCACTTTTGAAGGCGGGGAAGGTTCGGGTAAGACAACTCAGGTCAGGCAGGCGGGCGAGTTTCTGCGGCAACGGGGCATTCCCTTCCTGCTTACGGAAGAACCCGGCGGTACCTCCCTGGGTTTGAAAATAAGAGAACTGTTGCTTCAGCGTCATGCCATCTCTATTTCCGCCCTGGCGGAATTGCTTTTGTTCGAGGCATCCCGTTGTCAGCATGTGGAAACCGTAATCCGCCCGGCCCTGCGGGCGGGAAAGGTCGTTTTATGTGACCGGTATACGGATGCAACGATTGCCTACCAGGGATTCGGCCGGAGCCTCTGTCCCGATCGGATCCGTTTTCTCAATGACCTTGCTACGGATTCGCTCAAGCCTGACTGGACCTTTCTTTTAGACGTCCCCGCCGAAACCGGACTGGCGCGGGCGATACAGAGAATGAATCTTGAGGAGCACCTCCCCAAAGAAGATCGTTTCGAACAGGAGACCCTCGCCTTCCATCAGAGGGTCCGCGACGGCTACCGCACGCTGGCCCAAGCGGAACCCAAACGTTTTATCGTTCTGGATGGAACGAAGCCTGTTGACGAACTCCATCAGGAAATTTGTTCCCGGATTGAAGTGTGGGCTGGAGAGAAACCTGATGTCATTTAA